CaatctggattagggatgagctgaacacccccccggttcggttcgcaccagaacttgcgaacaggcaaaaaatttgttcgaacacgcgaacaccgttaaagtctatgggacacgaacatgtgtttggggacctgggtcctgccccaggggacatggatcaatgcaaaaaaaagttttaaaaacggccgtttttttcgggagcagtgattttaataatgcttaaagtgaaacagtaaaagtgtaatatccctttaaatttcgtacctggggggtgtctatagtaagcctgtagaaggggcgcatgtttcccatgtttagaacagtctgacagcaaaatgacatttcaaagggaaaaaagtaatttaaaattactcgcggctattaatgaattgacctaaagggcctggtatggaatttagggggacccccctcatcttttttttttaattttggttcgggattaccctgtggggaattccaatgccgtttttatcaatgaacttctatgtgtattgtcggaccggcaattcattaatagccgcgagtagttttaaatgacttttttcctttgaaatgtcattttgcggtcagactgttttaaacacgggaaacatgcgcccctttacaggcatactatagacaccccccaggtacggagtttaaaggaatattacacttttgtttcactttaagcattattaaaatcactgctcccaaaaaaacggctgtttttaaaatttttttttgcattgatccttgtcccctggggcaggacccaggtccccaaacactttatgacaataccatgcatacaagcctttaaaattagcacttttgatttctcccatagacttttaaagggtgttctgcggctttcgaatttgccgcgaacaccccaaattgttcgctgttcggagaactggcaaacagccgatgttcaagtcgaacatgagttcgacttgaactcgaagctcatccctaatctggatcCCCTCCTCACGCCTCCCGTTTGTCTCTGGATATATAAGGAAGAGTTCATACCGCAATATTGCTAAAACCATCCACTTACTATTTTTATTGTATcattacaaaaaaagtttttttctatttattttttggacattttttgatgtttgttgttttttgaatAAGGTGTTAATATTGCATACTGGATATGGGCATCTTTTAGTTATAAGTCTGGTAGATTACAGATTCATTGAGTATTTCTTCTATATTCATATGTTTATTGGGTTTCTCTTTATATAAGGATTTTGAATAAGCACACTATTTATCTATCTTGATAAATGATAAATATCTTACTTGGTTTGTAGTGTTTGAGCTCACTAATTAATGATTACAGCTGTTCAATAATAAGTTATAGGAGAAGTAGAtttactttatttctttatttacctACATATTAGCGCATAAGTACTTTTACACAGATTTGTGACAATACGCTGACGAAGTCCcgtaggacgtaacgcgtacgggggaggagctatctTGCGGACATCACCCACAGCTTTCTCTGGCATACTGCTGCCTTACACTGCCGTTTTTATTGATCGTTGTTTCAGCGTCTTTTATGTCATGTCTATCAGAAATGTTATATTGTGGATCACTTCATTAAATGGATTGTATTTCCATTTTATATCCGATCCGGGATCATCTGGTTTCATTGGTTACATTCACCAACTGCCTTCATCCCATCTGTGGATACAGGCTCACATGACCTGTTAGCTCAGAGGTCCaccgtatctggtaagagtttggaTTTGTTGGGGGAGGATTAGTCACACAGAATACTTTCAAACGGATCTGAATTGTGCCTTTCCTCACAAGGTGTCCCTGCCTTCCATTGCTGaaaaactttattattattgtAAATATATATTGACTTATATACtgcgctgcactaattttatcTTGTACAAATACTTGCTGCCTCCCTGGAGTGCATTCTCCATATATTTCTACAGGAAGTCGACTAGAGGGCCAGTGACAACACTACCACAGGTGTCACCGTCCCCCAGAGAGCTCTCCACAGTCAGTCATAGGGGGACAGCAAACATAACTCTGGATGTAAAAACGGGAGGACCCCAAAAGAGGCTCAATGGGGGACCAAAGCGAGCCAAACTCAAACAAAAGTTTGGTTTGAACATTTATGGGTTGACATGCTATAAATTTAGAGGGCAGGGAAAAtcatttccagcaaaaaaaaaaaaagaaaaaaaaaacaaaaaaaacaccacatttccTGTCTAGAAACCTTTCAGAAACAAAATGATCTAGACATGGTCTTTCACATCACTTAGAACAGACTGCTAGTAATACACAACAGCCAAAAGGGACAGGCCCTCCAAATAGGAAGACATATATACACAGAAAGAGTCCCCTGCTGCACATGGGTTAACAGGACGTCACCTGCTGTATGACTGGAGCTTGTACCCCTCCAGGCTGCATCTGCGGGATCATTTGCTGCTGTAGGACCATGGGCTGCTGGGGCTGTAGAATATACTGTGCGCCATTAGCTGCTCTCACCACCTGTAGCAGCTGACctgtgaagaggaagagaagagagatCATTGGACAAGATCAAATACACAACGAGTCGCTTCAGGTGGCAAGCTCCGTGTCTGGGGGGGGAGGACCCTGGAAGACCGACTGCTGAGAGCAGCATAGGAGTTCAGGGTGAGAAAGACTGCAGTGAAGAGTAGAATTGCTGGAGAAGTTACATGTTAAAGAGGCCCTTCCACCATTAGGTgctggatatacacacacacaccataggccAGCGACCACACGTGGCAAGCTCTCTGTCTGGGAGTCTGATGGCTAAGAGTAGGACAGGATCTGGGGGTGAGGAAGACTGCAATGCTGAGTAAATGCAGTAGAAGTCACAGATTAAAGAGAACCTTCCTTGGACACACAAGCCAGTAACCACGCATGGCAagttccctttctaggggtaggaTCTTCAAACTATCACCCCTTAGACACACACACAGGCCAGTGACCACATCTAGCAAGTTCCCTGTCTACGGGTAGGCCCCCAGAAGACTAATGGCTGAGAGCAGGACAGGAGCTTGGGAAGAAGACTGCAGAGCTGTGTACAATGATGGAGTAGCCACCTGTTCATGAGAACCCTCCACCAACAGCCCCTGGATGCACATATCATAGGCCAAAGACCACACGTGAAAAGCTACCCATCTAGGAGGTAGGCCCCCAGAAGACTGATGGCAGGACAGGAATTCAAGGTGAGGAAGACTACAGAGCTGAGAACAATGCTGGAAAAGTCACATGCTAAAAAAAGGACCTTCCTTGTACATACATATAGGCTAATGACCACAAATGGCAAGGGGGTAAGAGCTTCCAACCATGTCCTAGACACACACACAGGCCAGTGACCACATGCAGCAAGCTTCTTGTCTGGGGTGAGGCCTCCAGAAGACTGCAGAGCCAAGTACAGTGATAGAGAAGTCAAATGTTAAAGACGACCTTCTACCAACACCCCTTGGACAATCATGGAAGTCACACGTTAACCATCATCCCGTGGACACACACACCATATAGGCCAGTGACTACCAGTCAGTCTATGGATAAACAGAACAGTGATAATAGCACGGTGACTTCTAAGCACTCCACTACTATGTCCAACCTTTACTCCAGCATTGCCAACTTCTATTCCAAATGCAAATCCTCCAAAGGCCACATTATGCTTACCAGAATTGGTGATGAGCTGCTGAACAGGAGTCACGCCGGCAGGTAGCGCCAGGGTGGCCGCTGTAGCTGCTGCACTCTGCAAGAGAGGGAGAACAGAATCTTAGTGAAAGTCTTGTCTCATTTTTTCATATCCTGGACATGTGTGCAAAGCGGTTGAGCATCTGGATCATACCATTCCTTGGGAAGTCATGTGCTGGATCAGCTTGGAATCGTTGCTTGGAATCAGAACTTGTTGTTGAGAAGCTGAAACAGAACAAGAGAGATATTAACAGACCAGGCAAAGCCACTATTCTAAATCAATAAATGTGCAGATCCAACCTGAAATCTAGGCATCCCACTGAGCAAAACAGGGCAGCCATATTTTTTAAGTGTTCCTGTCAAACTAGAAACAGGAGAGCGGTCACTTCCAGCTTGTTTCTAAAGATGCAAGCTGTCATCTTGATCCTAAATTCACTACCTGCATGCTGGTTCCAGATCAGTAGCTCAGGAGGTAGTAAAGCTAGAATCAGGATGAACAGCCAGCAATGACATTTCCTATTATGTCTAGCCTGACCAGTTCCCTTTAAATAAAGCCTTAAAAAAACAACAGACATTATGACATCAATGCAGACCTGGCAGAGATTAACACGTTTCCCAAATTGGAATTTGCTTAGTCAGAATCTCAGGAGATGAATCCAGGTCTGCACTGATGTCACGATGTCTACGATGTTGTCTGATGATTTTTATCTTCCTCAAGTCTTCATTTTTGCTTCAAACCTGTGAGTGCGGTCAAAccttttcctgttccagtgacaagtcggatagaagttgccttgaagtagtacaggaacctcttctaaagtcggagcgacttcagtattGCTAATTAAGACCGCTCACATTGAAAAataggatttcacatgtcacgcgccttggggtctcacaagtcggatccccaAGCCGCgacagtgtgaatcgagcctcagtatAGTGCAGGCATTGTCAGGTCTCCACTCCGACCTTTCAGCTAAAAGTCAGATCTTGAGGATGTATCAGCAGATTTGGGGCACCAAGGATTGGGCTAATGGGGTGCTCTGGCAAGAGCTTAAAAAAACTATGTGCTGCCACCTAACATTGCTGCTTTAAAAGTCTTATATTAGTCCTTATTGTTTTTCTATAAGTCAGCAAAGGAGCAAACCGTATATGAAGAATGAGAGCACCACAAGTTCATACCAAGCGCAGTAAAAGTTTATCTTGACAACATGTGAGATATATAAAACAGGTTTTGTGTGTTCAGAACGCGCCCTTCATTAGGGCTTAAGTGCTGGCATTGACAAGGGTATGCTGGGCAGCAATTGATTATAACTTGGCATTAGGACAGACTGGTGATCTGCAATCTTTCTAATTCCACAACTGCTGTCCATTAACATTGCAAGCACTTAGGCCCAGATGAAGAGGGAGTTTTGAGCCCCTTGAAAACGCGTTGGAAGTATCCTCAAATCTGTTCATAAACTTTTAGTAGACTTGGTATATGCTAGTGGTGCTCTAATCCTGGCTCTAACATTTTTTTGACCATTCCAGGGATCCTTGGGGACGCCATGGATGGCAGAAAgacacatttaaagtggttctaatggcggacttttttttttttttaccttaatgcattcaatgtattaaaatataactaaaaaggcaacattttttaaaatttttttaggttttggagtgcagagagattagaatgcttgtcagattttattgctgtctgtgcccaatAAGGAGATTCAGGAGGCGCCGGCGTGAAAAGGTTAGCATAAAAAAAAGAAGACCTGTGTACAATCTGATTGCAGCGTATGGACTGACCTTGGTGTGTGGCGGGGATGAGGACTTGCTGTGCTTGAGTTTGGTGTGCCGTGGTCTGATGATGCTGTGGGTGATGCTGGacatggtggtggtgctgctgttGATGATGATGCTGCTGCTGTTGTTGCTGAGACTGCAGTAGAAGCTGTTGCTCTTCTGAATGAAACCCGTCCACTGCCTTTGACTGCATCAATTTATTCTCCCAGAGCTGTAAAAAAACACAAAGCCGTTCATAACAACCAATCGCATGCCCTGTTCAACGCCAGCTTGTTAGGTGGGCTGCAGCTGCTAGATTCCTGGAAGATGGGCAAATATTAAAGGCCAAGTATATCCAAAATATATATGTGTCAGTTTTGGTGCATGCTAGAGAGTAAAGCCAGTATTCACTTTATTCTACTATGAACGCCTTTATAAATCTGACTGCTGTGCGCCCCGTTGTGCAAGACTGTACAGACACCTCTAATGTCTGTATACATTTACTACCTGTACAGCGCCAAATATATTGGTGCATTGTAAACAAAATGGCAAAGATCATAAAGGCCCCCCCATTCATGTACAGATTAAGTTTTTAGATCCGTTTAATGTATTTGGTAAAATTCTGGACTGTTAGtaatttacatttaaaaacagtTCACCAAAGCACATAGAGCATGTGTAGTACACGTTCTGTCCTTCCGCTCAACGCCCTTGTTGTCAATTCCtgactgtcaaaatgacagccaggagttGCTTTCTAAATAGAACAGATGTAGAAGCTGCTACTCCCAAAAAAAAACGACCAGACATAAAATAAAGGAGAccaagagatacaaagtaacattgtttagcTAGGAgacagatacaaagtaacattgtttctctctgtctcctgtctgagcaatgtttataaacaacgtaacattgtttataaacattggacaggagatagagatacaaagtaacattgcttATAAGCATTGATCAGACATGATAGAGATTCAAAGTAGCATTGTTACTTTTGCATCTACTCtcgtttcattcatctgcagatcaaagggatgagcttcCATCTGCAGAAGAGAGCAATTAAAGCAGCCCAACAAGTAAAAATAAAGggcaaaaaatatactgtatattatgggaactataataaaaaaaaaaaaataggataatgGTAGAGGTCCCCTTTAAGAGATAAACTGACACcgcccaagacccctttcacactgaggcacttaaAAAACTGCTCATAAAACGTTGGAGGCTTTTCCATCGCTTTCAAGTGCTTTTGAGGCGTCAGCGGTGCCCTTCCTATTCaaggagaggggcgtttttgaggtGCTTTTTTAAGCGTTccaaaagaagctgcttgcaggacttttttcaccgcccgaccagcgtaccgccccagtgtgaaagcatccattgaaatATCAACAAAAATATTACTTTTGGGTAAACCGGGCATTTAACAAAACCCTGTTGTGTATACTCACTGTCTTGAGCTCCATTAGAACCTGTTCATCGACTCCCTCATCCAGGAAGAGCTCCCGCACATCATTAATCACATCCTCAATCACCGATCTGTACAGTTTAGGCTGTAAGAAGAAAGGTGGCAATTATTACTACTAAGACCTCTTGCAGAGACCATCATGCAGAAAAAACTGAAGAGCCACAACCCCACAGAGGCTCCTAGATCAATTCCTGAATCATAATGTATCCAAACGATCAATTTGATTATTGATTTTGGTACCACTTACTGCAAAGACCCCCTTCCCTATTTTGCTAGTACAAAGGTGAAGTCTTCTTGTCCTCTGCGCAGTTGTTGGGATAAAGAGACAATTTGTCAAATTTTTATATGGACCTTTGGATAGGATTGTGAATATTAAAATGATACCTTATTACTTTGCCTATTTGGGGAGTTCCTTACTAGCCCCTACTCTACCCACCTTTCCATTTGCCCCACCACCTCACTGGAGATATCACAAATGcactgagggaaaaaaagtatttaaaacacCTGTTGATTTtgcacgtttgcccactgacaaagaaacgatcggtctataagtttaatggtagatttattttaacagtgagacagaacaaaaaaaatacagaaaaatgcatttcaaaaaagttataaattgatttacattttaatgaatgaaataagtatttgatcccctatcaatcagcaagatttctggctcccaggtgttttatatacaggtaacgagctgaaattaggagcactctcttaaaaagggagtgctcctaatcccagcttgttacctgtataagacACACCTGTGCATAGAagtaatcagattccaatctctccaccatggccaagaccaaagagctgtccaaggatgtcagggacaagattgtagacctacacaaggctggaatgggctacaagaccatcaccaagcagcttggtgagaaggcgacaacagttggtgcgatttattcgcaaatggaagaaacaaaataactgtcagtctccctcgttctggggctccatgcaagatctcaccttgcggagtttcaatgatcatgagaacggtgaggaatcagcccagaactacacgggagaatctggttgatgatctcaaggcagctgggaccataatcaCCAACAATTGATAacgcactacgccgtgaaggactgaaatcctgcagcgcctgcaaggtccccctgctcaagaaagcacatgtacaggcccgtctgaagtttgcgaatgaacatctgaatgatgcagagaactgggtgaaagtgttgtggtcagatgagaccaagatagagctctttggcatcaactcaacgtggaggaggaggaggaatgctgcctatgatctcaagaacaccatccccacagtcaaacaaaggtggaaacattatgttttgggggtgtttttctggtaAGGGGACAgcacaacttcactgcatcaaaaaggacgatggacggggccatgtaccatcaaatcttaggcaagaacctccttccctcagccaggacattgaaaatgggtcgtggatgagtattccagcatgacaatgatccaaaacacagggccaaggcaacaaaggagtggctcaagaaaaaacacattaaggtcctgggCCTAGCGAGtcaccagaccttaatcccatagaaaatatgtggagggagctgaaggtttgagttactgtcaggtcacctgagaccaggtgacagatgcgcaccgctaaggtagtggaccctaggactgactgctgcagattgaaccctgggaggttcaggaagcaggtctactggatcactaacacagatcccggTGGGAGTTagaacatagattccccagggcgcagagtctaagagccagcaagtgttccccagagcctccagtggtgaggatggactgcgcttcagtctggctccaggtcgcggcccccagggtctcacagctcacgctagactacaggagatagaggaagcagcaggctggaacaacatgGATAgtaagggataaggcagaggtcagggcgactagcagacaggaacagagtacacgccaaaggtacAGGGTCACAGGCAGACggggatagtcgagaacacgccaaggtcggtaacagagacaaacgtagagcataCGGcatgcaggaaacaggaagccaaacacacagtggatacacaatggttgatcagcaaggttggcttgcaatgccagggttaatatagtgttcctaattagaagctggggtggagctatgctgagggaataTTATTTAAATTGTCAGGTGAGGGAGGCTGGTCTCTAAAGAAACACATggaggaggtaagctgacagacacacatcactgcataaccatgacagttaccaaatgtcagcctcaaaaccttaatgacttggagaggatctgcatagagtacaaaatccctcctgagatgtgtgcaaacctggtggccaactacaagaaacatctgacctcctctgattgccaacaagggtttcgccaccaagtactaagtcatgttttgtgaaggggttaaatactttcactcattaaaatgcaaatcaatttataacttttttgaaatgtgtttttctgtatatttttgttagtctgtctctcactgttaaaataaacctaccatcaaaattatagactgatcatttctttgtcagtgggcaaacgtacaaaatcagcagaggatcaaatacttttttcccctcactgcagGTGCCACTTTCAGGTATGGCGACGTACACAACCTCCCCCACGATGCATTGCTCAGATAGTGTGGTAAGTAATCCAACGATATCTACCCTTTGTAATCTCTGATAAACAggttacactatttttttttcctgggagcaCAACAGCAGCAGTGGAGCATGGGTAAGGGAAGCGTAAGGGAGTTGCGGAGTGGGCAAGTTGGGAAAAGTATAAGGGGGTTGGGAGAGAAGGGGGGTTGCTTGAGCTTGGTTAAGGGAAACTACAGGTGGGTGAGTTCAGGAAATGGAAGTATAAGGGAACTGGGAGGCTAGTGAGCTCAGGTAAGTACAGGTGGGTGTGCTTGGGTAAGGAAAGTTTTAAATGGGCGAGTTTAAGAAAGGGAAGTATAAGAGTCGGGGGGTGGCTGAGCTCAGGTAAGGGAAGTATATGTGGAAGAGCTTGGGAAAGGGAAGTATAAAGCATTTGTGGAGTGGGTGAGCTTGGGTAAGGGAGGTATAATGGATTTAGTAAGTGCATGAGCTTGGTAAAGGAAGTCTAGGATCTATAAGAGTCGTGGGGGTGGGTGAGCTCAGGTAAGGGTAATATAGGTGGATGAGTTTGGGAAAAGGGAAGTATTAAGTGAGTCGCAGAGTAGGTGAgcttgggaaaaaatatatatataaggctgGCCATATGCGATTCGAATCTCACCTAGTTCAGCAGGAACTTGCCGAGATTTGAACAGTTAAGGGGCAGGCTGACTgtaagttgatcaacttgggtacacccAGCCTGCTGGATTTCTCCTGCAATTATAGCAAGCGGCTGCTTCcccggtggggacggcttccccccgTGCCGGGAGAATACAACTGCCGATTTCCCTGGCAATCCAGGGTCACACCGTATACA
This Aquarana catesbeiana isolate 2022-GZ linkage group LG13, ASM4218655v1, whole genome shotgun sequence DNA region includes the following protein-coding sequences:
- the GTF2A1 gene encoding transcription initiation factor IIA subunit 1; the protein is MATPANANPVPKLYRSVIEDVINDVRELFLDEGVDEQVLMELKTLWENKLMQSKAVDGFHSEEQQLLLQSQQQQQQHHHQQQHHHHVQHHPQHHQTTAHQTQAQQVLIPATHQASQQQVLIPSNDSKLIQHMTSQGMSAAATAATLALPAGVTPVQQLITNSGQLLQVVRAANGAQYILQPQQPMVLQQQMIPQMQPGGVQAPVIQQVLAPLPGGLPQQTGVIIQPQQILFTGNKTQVIPTTVSAPQAPSQGQLAVANPQQPQQGQQQAPLVLQVDGAGDTSSEEDEDEDEDYDDEEEEDKEKDGEDGQVEEEPLNSEDDVSDEEGQELFDTENVVVCQYDKIHRSKNKWKFHLKDGIMNLNGRDFVFSKAIGDAEW